The following are encoded in a window of Sphingobium sp. AP49 genomic DNA:
- the ispH gene encoding 4-hydroxy-3-methylbut-2-enyl diphosphate reductase, producing MTQPPAPRPPLKLLIAAPRGFCAGVDRAIIIVERAIEKYGAPVYVRHEIVHNKFVVDTLKAKGAIFVEELDQVPDGVPVVFSAHGVPKAVPAKAEERGLDYLDATCPLVSKVHRQAERMVTAGRHILFIGHKGHPEVIGTFGQVPDGTMTLIETVEDAEALAPADADNLAFLTQTTLSVDDTAAIVATLERRFPSIIAPKGEDICYATSNRQTAVKAIATRCDAVYVIGAPNSSNSLRLVEVAEREGTPARLIQRADEIDFAWLEGVTTLGLTAGASAPEVLVREVVDRIAERFAVTEEQVETAQETISFKLPRGLEAA from the coding sequence ATGACGCAGCCCCCCGCCCCTCGCCCGCCGCTGAAGCTTCTGATCGCCGCGCCGCGCGGCTTTTGTGCCGGTGTCGACCGCGCCATCATCATCGTCGAGCGCGCGATCGAGAAATATGGCGCGCCGGTCTATGTCCGTCATGAAATCGTCCACAACAAGTTCGTGGTCGACACCTTGAAGGCGAAGGGCGCGATCTTCGTCGAGGAACTGGACCAGGTACCCGATGGCGTGCCGGTGGTCTTTTCCGCGCACGGCGTGCCCAAGGCGGTGCCGGCCAAGGCGGAGGAGCGCGGCCTCGACTATCTCGACGCCACCTGCCCGCTGGTCAGCAAGGTGCATCGCCAGGCCGAACGCATGGTGACGGCCGGCCGCCATATCCTGTTCATCGGCCACAAGGGCCATCCCGAGGTGATCGGCACCTTCGGCCAGGTGCCCGACGGCACGATGACGCTGATCGAGACGGTCGAGGATGCCGAGGCGCTGGCGCCCGCCGACGCCGACAATCTGGCCTTCCTGACCCAGACCACCCTGTCGGTCGACGATACCGCCGCGATTGTCGCCACGCTGGAGCGCCGCTTCCCGTCGATCATCGCGCCCAAGGGCGAGGATATCTGCTACGCGACGTCGAACCGTCAGACTGCGGTCAAGGCGATCGCCACCCGGTGCGACGCCGTCTATGTGATCGGCGCGCCCAACAGTTCCAATTCGCTGCGCCTGGTCGAAGTCGCCGAGCGCGAAGGCACCCCCGCCCGCCTGATCCAGCGCGCCGACGAGATCGACTTCGCCTGGCTGGAGGGCGTGACGACGCTCGGCCTCACCGCTGGCGCTTCCGCCCCTGAAGTGCTGGTGCGCGAAGTTGTCGACCGGATTGCCGAACGCTTTGCGGTGACCGAGG